Proteins encoded by one window of Vigna radiata var. radiata cultivar VC1973A chromosome 5, Vradiata_ver6, whole genome shotgun sequence:
- the LOC106762117 gene encoding inositol-tetrakisphosphate 1-kinase 3 isoform X1, whose product MRLRENDDGGEKEEVVENEVTLAQNQWCPVVNAGFSSPKRLVVVGYALTTKKIKSFLQPKLEGLARNKGILFVAIDHNRPLSDQGPFDIVLHKLSGKEWRQVLEDYRQSHPEVTVLDPPDAIQHLRNRQYMLQAVADMNLCDSYGIVGVPRQLVIKREACAIPELVNQAGLTLPLVAKPLVADGSAKSHELSLAYEKFSLQKLEPPLVLQEFVNHGGVLFKVYIVGDAIKVVRRFSLPDVSKWELSKDAGIYNFPRVSCAAASADDADLDPTVAELPPRPLLEKLAKELRWRLGLRLFNLDIIREYGTRDHFYVIDINYFPGYGKMPEYEHIFTDFLLSLGQGKYKKRSG is encoded by the exons ATGAGGTTGAGGGAGAACGACGACGGTGGTGAGAAAGAGGAAGTGGTGGAGAATGAAGTTACCCTGGCCCAAAATCAATGGTGTCCGGTGGTCAATGCGGGGTTTTCGTCGCCCAAGAGACTGGTTGTGGTTGGTTATGCTCTTACTACTAAAAAGATAAAGAGCTTTTTACAGCCTAAGCTTGAAGGTTTAGCTAG GAACAAGGGAATACTATTCGTGGCTATTGACCATAATAGGCCCCTTTCAGATCAAGGTCCTTTTGATATTGTCTTGCATAAG TTATCAGGGAAAGAGTGGCGCCAGGTTCTTGAG GATTATAGGCAGTCACATCCTGAGGTTACAGTTTTGGACCCTCCAGATGCCATACAACATTTACGCAACCGTCAGTATATGCTTCAGGCTGTAGCAGATATGAACCTTTGTGATTCatatg GCATCGTGGGTGTTCCTCGGCAATTAGTTATCAAGAGAGAGGCGTGCGCTATTCCAGAGTTGGTCAACCAAGCTGGCTTGACTTTACCCCTTG ttGCAAAGCCACTAGTTGCCGATGGAAGTGCAAAGTCACATGAATTATCCCTTGCTTATGAGAAGTTTTCCCTTCAAAAACTTGAACCTCCTCTTGTTCTTCAGGAATTTGTCAATCATG GGGGTGTTCTCTTCAAGGTTTATATAGTTGGTGATGCTATAAAGGTAGTAAGGCGGTTTTCATTACCTGATGTTAGCAAGTGGGAACTCTCCAAAGATGCTGGGATATATAATTTTCCAAGGGTTTCGTGTGCTGCAGCTTCTGCAGATGATGCAGATCTGGATCCTACCGTCGCTG AGCTTCCTCCAAGGCCATTACTAGAGAAATTAGCTAAGGAACTTCGATGGCGATTG GGTCTTCGTCTATTCAACCTGGATATTATCCGTGAATATGGAACAAGAGATCACTTTTACGTCATCGACATAAATTACTTCCCTG GATATGGGAAAATGCCTGAGTATGAACACATATTTACTGATTTCCTGTTGAGCCTGGGGCAAGGGAAGTACAAGAAAAGATCAGGCTAA
- the LOC106762117 gene encoding inositol-tetrakisphosphate 1-kinase 3 isoform X2: MNHEPVVEVEASRFLQVRVSLLSWTSSCFCQDYRQSHPEVTVLDPPDAIQHLRNRQYMLQAVADMNLCDSYGIVGVPRQLVIKREACAIPELVNQAGLTLPLVAKPLVADGSAKSHELSLAYEKFSLQKLEPPLVLQEFVNHGGVLFKVYIVGDAIKVVRRFSLPDVSKWELSKDAGIYNFPRVSCAAASADDADLDPTVAELPPRPLLEKLAKELRWRLGLRLFNLDIIREYGTRDHFYVIDINYFPGYGKMPEYEHIFTDFLLSLGQGKYKKRSG, encoded by the exons ATGAATCATGAACCAGTAGTTGAGGTCGAGGCCTCAAGGTTCCTGCAAGTGAGGGTGTCGCTACTTTCATGGACATCTAGCTGTTTTTGTCAG GATTATAGGCAGTCACATCCTGAGGTTACAGTTTTGGACCCTCCAGATGCCATACAACATTTACGCAACCGTCAGTATATGCTTCAGGCTGTAGCAGATATGAACCTTTGTGATTCatatg GCATCGTGGGTGTTCCTCGGCAATTAGTTATCAAGAGAGAGGCGTGCGCTATTCCAGAGTTGGTCAACCAAGCTGGCTTGACTTTACCCCTTG ttGCAAAGCCACTAGTTGCCGATGGAAGTGCAAAGTCACATGAATTATCCCTTGCTTATGAGAAGTTTTCCCTTCAAAAACTTGAACCTCCTCTTGTTCTTCAGGAATTTGTCAATCATG GGGGTGTTCTCTTCAAGGTTTATATAGTTGGTGATGCTATAAAGGTAGTAAGGCGGTTTTCATTACCTGATGTTAGCAAGTGGGAACTCTCCAAAGATGCTGGGATATATAATTTTCCAAGGGTTTCGTGTGCTGCAGCTTCTGCAGATGATGCAGATCTGGATCCTACCGTCGCTG AGCTTCCTCCAAGGCCATTACTAGAGAAATTAGCTAAGGAACTTCGATGGCGATTG GGTCTTCGTCTATTCAACCTGGATATTATCCGTGAATATGGAACAAGAGATCACTTTTACGTCATCGACATAAATTACTTCCCTG GATATGGGAAAATGCCTGAGTATGAACACATATTTACTGATTTCCTGTTGAGCCTGGGGCAAGGGAAGTACAAGAAAAGATCAGGCTAA